The genomic window CAAGCAGAAGATCCGAGTTTTCGATCAAGTAATTGGCAGCAGCTGTATTGGATTTATCAGCGGTCAAATCTGGCGGAACCAGACTTCAAAATTTATCCTGTAGGATTAATATTCTCCTCAGAGAAAAAGTGATTGACTGAAAAATGTACTGTTTTAATCATTAGGGTAATGAAATGGTCGGGCACCTTAACCTTCCGAAATAATATACCAGATTGACTCCTAAGGTCAAAAAAGCGTCTTTCTCTCTGGAATCTCCACGTTGAAAACCTGGCAGGCCTATTTTTTCAACACCGGTCGATGCTATGGATCGGTCAGACAACTGAACAGCAACCGGACCTCTATTTGTAAGCAACTCGTTATAGTTTGGATAAGTCTTGCTGACATCATCCAGATAATCGGTATAAGTATGTCGATAAGAAATATCGAAATTGAGACTCCACCTATAATTGATATCCAGTTTTACGCCGCCTCCAACCATTAATGAACCATTAATGGTGCCATATTCCTGACCTACGATCTGACCTTCTGTTCCTAGTTCCCTAAGAGCCACTGTCTTGCCATCATATTTGGTCATTGGGCTGAAGCGAAATACACTAAAACCACCGAGAAGATAAGGTGTGAAAAAATGATCCTTACTCCCATGGTTATAGGGAAGGAAATTAATTTCTAGCGCGGGAGCTATCTCAAAAATATTGGAAAAAAATCTAAGGTTCCTTCTGCGGTCAAAAAGATTGTCTGATTTGGCATCGCTCGCTCTTAGTCTTGAAAAGTTTCCCTGGATTCTGGCGCAAACGCGATTGTTGAAGTTATATCTACCAATCATACCGAATGCGAGCCCGGGTTCATTGAGTCTATAGAGATTGTTGAGATCACCAAAGTAAAAAGCTGTTCCCATCCACGCTCCTGCCTCATACCCTTTTTGGGCTTGAGCAAAAAAGAAGCCGGATATAAATCCAAATAAAAGCAGTGTTTTTTTCAAAACTGAGCACATAAATTCTAAAACTGTCTTTAAAAACGTAAAAATCCAAAATTTATTTTAATCCTGCTTTTTCTGAAATTTCAAGCATCCTGTCAATGCTACCTCTGGCTGCTTTGATGATATGATCTGGCAGCGTGACCTCTGGAAGCTCGTATTTGAGGCAGAGATAGAGTTTCTCTAAGGTATTTCGCTTCATATGAGGACATTCATTACAAGCACATTGATTTTCAGGAGGTGCAGGAATAAAGAGCTTTTCCGGACAAGCTTTGTTCATTTGGTGCAAAATTCCCGCTTCGGTTGCTACGATGTAGCTATGTGATCTATCAGTTTGGATAAAGCGCAGAAGACCGCTTGTAGAGCCAATATAATCCGCCATACGCAATACGGGCTCTTCGCATTCTGGGTGAGCTATTATTTTGGCTTCAGGATGTTCCCTCTTGAGTTTAAGCATGCGCTCTCTGCTAAAAATTTCATGTACCATACATGCGCCATCCCACAACAACATCTTGCGGCCGGTCACTTTCTGCAAATAAGCACCTAGGTTTTTGTCCGGTGCAAAAATGATCTCGCGATCCTTGGGGATACTATTGATGATATGCACAGCATTGGAAGAAGTGCAACAGATATCTGTAAGGGCCTTCAGCTCTGCAGTGCAATTGACATAACTCACGACAACGTGATCAGGGTGTTTTTCTTTAAACTTGGCAAATAAGGGTGCCGGACAAGAATCAGATAATGAACATCCGGCCTTCAAGTCAGGAAGGACGACTTTTTTTTCCGGGGAAAGAATTTTGGCGGTCTCTGCCATGAAATGAACGCCGGCAAATGCAATGATGTCAGCTTTGGTACGGGCTGCTTCCTGAGAAAGTTGTAAACTGTCGCCCACAAAATCAGCAATATCTTGTATATCACCATACTGATAGTAGTGCGCCAGTACAACGGCGTTTTTTTCTTTTTTCAGCCGATCTATTTCAGCATAAAGATCCAGACTTGGATCAATGTCAAAGTCAATATATCCATGTATAGCAATTTGTGCTGCCGCTTTCATTGTATCAAATGTTGAATTAGAAGAACTCATTTCGGTTTTTTAATTTTTTTGGACTAATAAACTTTCACCATCCATTTCTACAGGTATTGGCAATTGAAGCAATTGCAGTACAGTAGGTGCGATATCCGCCAACTTACCACTTTTTAATTGATAGGACGGTGTTTTACTCACATAGATACAAGGCACCGGATTCATGGAATGTGCAGTATTTGGTGAACCGTCAGCATTGATCATGAAATCTGCGTTCCCATGATCAGCGAGTATGATGAGCTCATAGCCTGCTTCTAGAGCGATTGGAATGAATCTACTCATACATTCATCAACAGTCTGGACAGCTTTTACTACAGCCTGGAAAACTCCCGTGTGACCTACCATATCTGTGTTTGCAAAATTAACACAAATAAAATCAGGCTTGTCTTCCTGAATTACGCGCAAGAGAGCATTTGTAAGAGGGATAGCGCTCATTTCCGGCTGAAGATCATAAGTAGCTACTTTTGGAGAGGCTACTAACTCGCGCTTTTCACCAAAAAAAACTTTCTCTTGGCCTCCGGAAAAAAAATAACTCACGTGAGGATATTTCTCCGTTTCTGCCATCCGATATTGCGTTAAGCCATACATAGAAAGCACTTCTCCTAAAGTATTCTTCAGTTTTTCTTTATCAAAAACAATCCCCACATTTCTGAATGAATCATCGTAGGCTGTCATAGTGACAAAATGTAAGTTCAATGCTTTCATTTCATATTCAGGAAGATCCCTTTGTGTCAATACTTCGGTGAGCTCTCGAAGTCTGTCAGTCCTGAAATTAAAGCAAAAAACGGCGTCACCCTCTTGTATCAAACCTTCCCTTTGGGGGGAGATTTTTGCAGGGAGAATAAATTCATCTGTAATATTTTTATCGTAAGAACATCGAATTGCATCTTCAGCGGAAGCAAAATTTTCTCCCACTCCATCCGTCATCAGCTCAAATGCTTTTTGAATTCTTTCCCATCTTTTGTCCCTGTCCATGGCATAATATCTACCTATCAAGGTCGATATGCTGACATTTTTGTGCTGGATAAATGATTCCAGATCTGAAACAGTTGCCAGAGCCGAATGAGGATCTGTATCTCGACCGTCGGTGATGACGTGTAGATAAATGGGGACAGTTAATTTGTTACAAGCTATTTCTACCAAAGCTTTTAGATGCTTGACATGACTATGGACCCCACCATCAGATACCAACCCAATAAAATGGAGTGGTTTGGAGTTTTCATTACAATATTCCAAAGTTTGATTCAACACTTGATTTTCAGCCAAAGTACCTTCACGGATGGATTTATTGATTCGTTCAAGCTCCTGATAGACGATTCTTCCAGCTCCAAGATTGAGGTGTCCTACTTCGGAATTTCCCATCTGCCCTTCAGGAAGGCCAACGGCAACTCCGTGAGTGACAAGTGTACTGTGTGGGTACTCCTTCATGAGGGTTTTAAAAAATCCGGGCTCTGCGGCTCGAATAGCGTCAGCAGAGGGAATCTGGCCTATTCCCCAGCCGTCCAATATGGTCAGAATCAATTTATTTGCCACGCGTAATTAACGGAAAGAATGGCCCTAAAGTTCGGTCGTGAGAACTTAAATTTTGGGAGTTTTCTTTTTTGTATAAACCCAAATTTTGGAAAAAAATCTATCACGAGTTATAAGATCTGTGCGCTCAATGCATTGGCTTAGGCTTGCTTAGGGTGGATATTTTTTTAAATACCTAGCAAAGCTGTGCTTTCATGCTCTAAAATTTATTCAACTTTTAAAGCATGAGAAGACATAAGTTTTACTCTCTAAAGAGCAATCGGAATGCAGAGCAAAGTTCTGTGCAGTTCCCTCATTGCCGAGTGAAGTCATTCTCTCACTTTCGTTTTTTCGAAGCCATCCGGTCACAACCAAACCCTTGATTTTATTGCAAAATGAATTCTGACAGTGGTCTCAAAAAGCAAAATCTGGATTAAAAATGAACGGAATATGTCAATGTTTCGTTATTTAGCTGAACAAATCAAGCAAATGAAACTATTATTTTCAGCCCTACTGTTCTTGAGTGTTTTATCTGCAAATGCGCAGAAACACGCCGCCTTTGATGCTCTGGCCAAATCAGATATTGCCTCACTTTCTGCCTTGTTTGATACCAGACTGGAGCTTTGTTACGATGAGAAAATGACTATTCTCAAAAAGCAAGATGCAGCTCAATCTCTGAGCTCATTTCTACAAAACAATCCGCCAAAAACAGTAACGCCGGTTCACAGCGGTGTCTCCAAAAACAATTCCTCACAGTATTTTATTGCGGTTATGACAACTACTAATGCAAAAAAATACCGAGTGTACATCTATACTGAAGATATCGGAGGATCGAAACTTATCAAAGAGTTTCGGGTGATGTCAGAATAAAGACAATAAGTTCCTTAGCCTGATCTTTTTCAAGGAAATTAATTCGTACTGTATTTTTCGTTCAAGTCCTTGATCATCTGATCTGTTATGTTCAATGATTCGTCTGAGAAGAAAATATTGCCTTCCGGAGAGACAGAGAATACGAATTTATATTTTCCATTTTGATTCAACTCTTTCAGGTAAGAAGTGATTTTATTATGCAGTTTTTCATTGAATTCTGCTGTTTCTTGTGCATACTGGGATCCTAACTTTTCTTTTCTTGCCATTAGGTCCTGTTCCATTTTTGCTAATTTCTGCTGTGCCGATTCCATTTCAACCCTGGTCATGTTTTGAGCATTTTCTTGCAAGCGCACCAGTTCCTTCTGCATGGCATTTTCCTTAGCCTTTATCTCATTGGACATAGATTCTTGCTTGGCTTTAAATGCTTTTTCGCTTTCTTTAAAAAATCCTAAATTATTGAGCAAACTATCTGAAATAAAATAGGCTAATGGAGTGGAAGCATCTCCGGTATTTTGAGATTTTATTTCGGTTGCGGCCGAGCTCGTGGGTGTAGACTTCTTAAGTTGGCTATTTTGATAAAATAGAAAAATAATTGCTGCAAGTGAAAGAGCGTGTAATATCCAGTTTAAATTTTTCATTCTTAGTTATTTAGATAATTGTACTTGTAAATCGAAATTTGTTAATTTGAATTAAAATTCAGCATTTCCAGGGAATCTTGGAAAAGGAATAACGTCGCGAATGTTGGTCATGCCGGTAACGAAAAGCACTAATCTTTCGAAGCCCAATCCAAAACCTGCATGAGGACAGGTGCCAAAGCGGCGTGTATCCAGGTACCAGTACATTTCTTCCAAAGGGATATGCATTTCCTGCATCCGTCTTGTCAGCACATCTAGCCTTTCTTCGCGCTGAGATCCCCCGACTATTTCTCCAATTCCGGGAAATAAAATATCCATTGCCGCTACCGTTTTTTCACCATCGTCAACACGCATGTAAAATGCTTTGATTTCCTTTGGATAGTTGGTCAGTATTACCGGTTTTGAAAAATGCTTTTCTACAAGATACCGCTCATGCTCTGATTGTAAATCGATGCCCCATTTGTCCACCGGATATTGGAATTTACCTTTTTTATTTGGTGTTGAATTTTTTAATATTTCAATCGCCTCAGTATAGGTGATTCTTTCAAAATGATTGTCGAGTACAAATTGGAGTCTCTCTTTGAGTCCCATCGTGTTGCGCTCGGCTTGGGGTTTTGTCATTTCGTCTTCTCGCTCACGGTCATGAAGAAACTGTAGGTCTTCAGAACAATTATTGACTACCTGATGGATGACGTGCTTTAGTAAATCCTCAGCGAGATCCATATTGGAGTGCAGGTCTGCAAATGCGACTTCCGGCTCAATCATCCAAAATTCAGCGAGGTGCCTTGGAGTATTCGATTTTTCAGCTCTGAATGTAGGGCCAAAAGTATAGACCTGAGACAGAGCCATGGCAGCCAGCTCTCCTTCCAATTGTCCTGACACGGTAAGATTGGCTGCCCTACCAAAAAAATCTTCTTTAAAATTGATTTCCCCTTCTACTGTTCTCGCAGGAGCTTTCAGATCTAATGTCGTCACCTGAAACATCTCTCCTGCACCTTCAGCGTCAGAAGCAGTAATAATCGGTGAATGTAAATATATAAAACCCCTGCTATGAAAAAATTCATGGATGGCAAATGCCAATTGGTGTCTGATTCTGAAAACTGCTGAAAATGTATTCGTTCGAAATCTCAAGTGGGCGATTTGTCTTAGAAATTCCAAGGAATGCTTTTTCGGCTGCAAAGGATAAACAGACGGGTCTGCTTCTCCAAAAATATGTAATTTTTCCACCACCAACTCGCCTTTCTGACCGGCTCCCTGAGAACTTTGCCATCGGCCAACGACATGAAGAGCAGCACCAGGAGTTAGCTTTTTGAGCAGAGTTTCATCCCATTTTTCAAAATCTATATATGCCTGGAGATTTGCCAAACATGAACCATCATTGATAGCAATAAATCTATTACTCCTAAACGTTCGTACCCAGCCCATAACACTTAGACTGCGTCCATCGGCTTCCATTTTCAATACGTCATTGACTTTTGTCCTCTGCATATCTTGATCCATTGAGGCGCAAAAATAGGCATTTTCCCGATCTTTTTTTGCAGAGGCAAAGTGGGAAACTGTTGTTGTCCATGTTAATACTTTTAAAATAGCTTGGTTTTTATCAGGATTGATTTGATTTTTTTTTACTCGCGAAAGTTCATTGTCAATGATCTTTCTTTTTGCAATGAAGAATTGATTTTCAAATATAAGGTACCTGATTTAAAATAGTTGAATTAAAGCTTCAATGATGCAAAACAGTGTATTCAACCATAGACCTGAATATTTCATCTTTTTGTTATTCAAGATCGCGAAGCTCGGTGAAGTATTTGTAATTGAACGTTTTATAGGAATGTGATTGCTTAACAACAGTTTTTTAAGTAGATCTTCGGCTATGATTCATATTAAATGATTAATTTATATATTAACTTTCTATATAATTAAACTTAATCGAATCAGGTGGCCAATGCTTGACTGAATAGTTTAGCGGCGCAAATTACTGACTAAATTTGACCAATAGTTTAAAAAGTGTATTTTATTCTAATAAATAATTTGATCTATAGTTTTCAGTTAAATTGTACTTTATGATACAAGAATCTGCAATTTTATTTAAGCTGGCTTTTGTGTAATTGGGAGATTTTTAGAATTGCTCTTTCGATATAGGCATTTGGAGGAATTAGAAAGAAAAAACTGTGATAGTATTTGTACTTTGTGGATCAGGATTAAATTTGCAATTGAATTTCTCAATATGAATATCATCAAAATTATTTCCATTATTTTATTAGGAGTGGATGGATATATAGGTATCAGGTTTTTATTGAATGTAGTTGGAGTATTACAAACCAGTAAATACTCCCCCGGAGCTACTGCACTCTATGCAGTCATTTTTTTAGTGATGTCCGCTTTGGGATTTTATTTCCTGTTCAGCAAAACAAATGACAAATGGTTGTTTTTGCTTAGTATTGGACCTTGGCTTTTGATACTTACCGTAATGCTATTCAGCATGATCTTTGGTGATTATCATTAAATATGGGTGCAATCAATTTTACTATCAGATGGAGGGAAGAACTTGAGGCAGAAAGCCATCTCGGCATATTGGTTTTGGAGTATACTATGGGACAGGCACATGTCTATTTTCCCGATGAGATGCTTTGGGTAAATTCAGTACCTGAATGGGCAAAATCATTGTGGCATGAATATCGTGTCCAATGTGCCGCTTGGTGTGCCAGCCGGGGTGTACCATTTTCAATCACTGAAAATACTTTCGTATACGAGGAGCGCAAAAAATAATTGAATATTTAAACCCTGAATTTGCAATCAATTAGCTGCGTAATAGATCTTGAAGTGAAATATTTGGCTTGAGCGCATTTAAGAAAATTTAGATTAACAATGAAGTCGGATCTAATCGGATTTTGAGAATTACGATATAGATTAGATCCGATAAATTCTACTTAATTTATATCGTCTCCCTTTATTGGATAAAAGAAGTCTTTGCACTTTCGTTAATCTTATACCACATCAGCTGGACCATTTGATCTGCTTGTTTTTTGATTTTTTCAGCATTCGGTCCTTTGAATAATTCATCTACTGTTTCAGTCCATATTTTGAACCAATGTTCAAAATGTTCTATCCGAATGGGTGATTTTTTATGCAATAGTATATGTGCTGACATTGGATTACCGGAGTAAGCTGCTGTGCCAAAAAGAACAGACTCCCAAAATTGAACCATGCGTGGCAGGTGTTCATCCCAGTTTACCTTTGCTACATCGTTAAAGAAATAGGAAATTTTCTCGTCCTCTTTGATTTTACCGTAAAACGTGTGGACTATTTTGTTGATGTTTTCTTTACTCTGAATGTCTGTTTTATTTTCCTCAATAATCATAATTGTAAAACACTATGACAGTCATTGGGTTCAATGCAATGCGTCAAAGAATGTTCAAGTATGTGGCCAATTTTCTGCTTAATTGCTTACTAAGAATTTTTGTACCAAAATTCTGTTTTCAAGGTTCGCCTGAATGAAATAAATCCCGGATTTTGATACCGGTAACTTTAAATTTACCTGATGTTGCCCTTGCAAATAATGGGTAGGTTGAAGTAGAGTACCAAGCAAACTGCCTTTCTCGTCAAAAAGTTTGAATTCAACATTTTGGTCTTTTGAGAGGACAAGAGTTGTGTTCAATTCTCTGGTTGTAACCGGATTTGGTGCGACCGGCTCCAACCTATCTTCTAATTGCTCAAAGCCCTGGTCATGGAAATTTGGTTGATCGGTATCCAGTGTGATGTTTTCGTCACCGGCTTGATAAAATACGAACGAAAGAGGCAGGTAAAACATTTCGTCAGCAGTACCTTCACCCCATGTGACATACTTTGGAGGATTATTTGGATTCGTTGGATTGTCTTCAGTATTGTCATATGAACAATATGCGTGAATTTCAGTATCCGGCGGCAAAACTATCAAGCGATTAAAATAATAACCTCCCTGCCAGTTGAAATCCCATTCATTGATTCGGATCAGATTAATTGTCGAACCATCAGGTAGTTTCGCATAGACTTCCCATTTTTTTCCAAGCATATGGCAATGTGGCCAGATACCCAATAAACTTACTTTAACCGGAACTTTGTACACAGCGTGAAAGTTGGGCTTTGCTCCAGGTGCAATGATAAAAGGACCGTTCACCAGGTCCGTAGGCAGCAATATTTTACTATATACTTGTCTTGGAGCCGGATTTTTTGCAAAAAAAAGATTGATCGTAGAGCTATCTGTTTCGTCTAAGGAAGTTGGCGCATAGTGCATTTGTAATACCAAGTCGCTTCCTTTTGGCAACACCTGAGACATCCCGTTAGAATATACATTCGGCTTCTGTCCGGGAACATATCCGGGCAGTTGGTTTCCTGTCAAAACACCTGATGGGCTGTTGGAAAAACCATACTCCGGGGTTTTTGCATCTTCTTGTCTTGCTTTACCGGTATTGTCGGCCCAGAATAATGTGTGGTGGACAATTTTTTTATTTCCCGGTCTCATTTCCAGGGCGATTAAGTTTTTATCTTCCGTTAAATTTGTTGGGATAACAAAATACCTGTATTCATCCTTACCGTTTCCTTTGTGAGTATAAGATTGAGAAAAGGAAAGTACCAAATCAGGTTTTCCTATTTGTGATCCTGTAGGAAAGGTAGGCAATTGGGGCTCTTTACTTGGATCACCTTGCGGCATGCCCTTATCTACCCAATCCGCAATATCCTGAATTTGCTCTGTAGTCAACACATTTTCTTTTTGAAAATTCTGGTAATGGATATCCGGTTTCCAGGGAGGCATATAGCCTATTGCGGTTACATATTTGATCGTATAGGCCCAGTTTTTAACTTCCTGATAGTTTGTCAGAGAAAAGGGTCCTATTTCTCCTGGTCTGTGGCAGTTCGTACACTTGCTATAAATAATCGGTGCGATATCTTCAGAATAATTCTGAGCATCTAATGGTTTGTACACGAAACTGCATAATGAGATCAGAAAAAATAGAAACTTATTCATTGATTTACTGGTATTTATGAATACAAATGTATTTTATTTTGCCCATATTTTGAGCCAATTTTAATCAAATCGAGTCAATGCACAACCTACAGCTTTTGTTTTCTGGGGAATGACAGGCTGGGCATTTTTAATTTTTTCTAAGCAATCCTGAAGTTCGTGTGAGCTGGCGCGAGGTCGTCTTTTGCCTATCCTCTCGAACAGATTGTCTATTCTGCCTTGATAGATAACCTGGTTCAATGGATTGATCACAACAACTTGTGGCAATACGTCAATTTCGTAATCCTGTGCTTTGATCTGATTTGGATCCATCTCAGTATCAAAACTGAGTTTATACTTATTACAAAAAATGTTTACACTTTCATTATTGGAAGATGGACTAGGAAAGTACCCATGAAAATGGATGGAGTCATTTGCGTAACTTGAATAAAGCTCATTGATGGTAGGAATATAGGCTTGTGTGATTTTGCAATCTTCAAGTAGGAAAAAGAGGATTCGGTAGTTTTTTTGAACAGGAATGGAATCCTGTGCAACTACAATATTTTGCAAGCCAATAATGATAAGGAAATAGAGAACGAAACGCATTTTATTTAGACGATTCAGAATTCAAATAGTTTAATCTCCTATTTTTGAAAACTTGGCATTTGATTCATAATACAGTTTACCTTTGCTCTATGCAGATACATCAGACAGGAGCTATCTTGGTTTTCATTTGTCTTCAGGAAACAAAAGCGTAGCCAAAAGTAGTCGCTCCTCCAGGTTTGCCGAGGTGATGCGTATCCTGATTTTACTTCCGATATGCCATACCTGATCGGACACCATAGATTTTGCTTTAAGTCTTGAAGCATCTAATTCAATCTGATCCGGAATCAAATCCAGCGGTAAGGTACATTCACATTTTGTTTCTATTATTTCTGCATAAAAATTCTTATCATTCATTCCTGTAATTCTTGCATCATATTCTTTACCAATATGGTCTTTCATATAAAGCACCTGAAAATATTTAGTGGAATCCCTTTCAGCTTCCATGGCTTTTCTCTCCTGAGAAGAAATATGTACGCACTGTTGCTCCAGAATCTTTGTATCATAGCGTTTTTCTTTTTTGAGATTGTCAAACAATATCCGATGGACCAGCAAGTCGGAATATCTTCTGATCGCTGACGTAAAATGAGTATAATCATCAAATGCCAAGCCGTAGTGGCCTATGTTTTCAGTACTGTACTCCGCTTTTGCCATGGTGCGTATTGCAAGAGGCGGAAGTACTTTTAATTCGTCCTTAGTTTTTGCTTTTTCTGCGAGATCATTGAGAGACTGAGCTATTTTTTTGGGAGTTCGAAAATCCAGCTTCACGTTCAATGATGCTGCAAATTCCAAAAAATCCTCCAGTTTGCCTGGATCGGGAGTATCATGTATTCGATAGACGAAAGGAATTGGCGCTGCAGTATTTTTTCTGGAGATATATTGGGCAACATATTTATTGGCCAACAACATAAATTCTTCTATCAACATGTGCGCATCCAACCTCTGCTTGACATATAATTCGATGGGCTGCTTGTTTTCATCCAGTCTGAAACGCACCTCTTCTGATTCGAAATCAATAGCGCCGTTTTTGATTCTCTCAGATTTTATTTTTTTTGCAAGTAGATTGAGCGCATTTAATTCGGTATAGTATTCGCCATTCTTGTCATCCAATATTGTCTGTACTTCTTCATAAGCAAATCTTCTTTTGGAATGAATGATGGTTTTGCCAATCCAGGTTTTTTTAATTTTTGACTCTGCATCGAATGTGAAAAGAACTGCAAAACACGCTTTGTCTTCGTTCGGCCTGAGTGAACAGAGATCGTTGCTGAGCCTCTCAGGAAGCATTGGGACTACGCGGTCAACCAAATAGACAGAATTTCCTCTTTTGAGCGCTTCTATGTCTAGCTGAGTTTGGGGTTTTACATAGTGACTAACATCTGCAATGTGCACACCAAGCTCTATGTCACCATCTTTGTTATAAGCAAATGAAAGGGCATCATCAAAATCTTTTGCGTCCACGGGGTCAATAGTAAAAGTTAATACTTCCCTGAAATCTTTTCTCTGGTCCTGATCCAAGATAAAGTGTGGCATCTCTGCTGTTTCTTTCAATGCTTCTGCAGAAAATTCAAGTGGAAATCCTTTGTCAGCAAGCAAACTTTGCATTTCTGAATCGATGTCTGTATTTTTACCCAGATTGTGGATGATCACTCCGTAATTTTGAGAGTTGGGTCTGTCTTTCCAACGTGTAATTTTGATAACCACCCTATCATAATCTTCTGCAAGTATTTTATTTGTCTTGTCAATAAAAATTTCAGTCAGTTGATTACTCCTACCTGAGATGACAACTTCCTGATTTTTGTATTTTCTATAAATTCCAACAAACTGTGATTTTGATCGAGTGATTACTTTAATCACTTCACCTTCAGGGCGGTTC from Saprospiraceae bacterium includes these protein-coding regions:
- the rnr gene encoding ribonuclease R encodes the protein MKKNKSHKKIIAPRLKKISTTQILEVLDQQKGKPAGITTFLKKIHGHKPGEIISFLEQLESKKMIDRVSPGKWVLHKSLSGRNSDIKEKYIEGIVDMARGGFAYILSKQLHRDIFVAANKLKSAQNGDLVQVHLLKGRRNRPEGEVIKVITRSKSQFVGIYRKYKNQEVVISGRSNQLTEIFIDKTNKILAEDYDRVVIKITRWKDRPNSQNYGVIIHNLGKNTDIDSEMQSLLADKGFPLEFSAEALKETAEMPHFILDQDQRKDFREVLTFTIDPVDAKDFDDALSFAYNKDGDIELGVHIADVSHYVKPQTQLDIEALKRGNSVYLVDRVVPMLPERLSNDLCSLRPNEDKACFAVLFTFDAESKIKKTWIGKTIIHSKRRFAYEEVQTILDDKNGEYYTELNALNLLAKKIKSERIKNGAIDFESEEVRFRLDENKQPIELYVKQRLDAHMLIEEFMLLANKYVAQYISRKNTAAPIPFVYRIHDTPDPGKLEDFLEFAASLNVKLDFRTPKKIAQSLNDLAEKAKTKDELKVLPPLAIRTMAKAEYSTENIGHYGLAFDDYTHFTSAIRRYSDLLVHRILFDNLKKEKRYDTKILEQQCVHISSQERKAMEAERDSTKYFQVLYMKDHIGKEYDARITGMNDKNFYAEIIETKCECTLPLDLIPDQIELDASRLKAKSMVSDQVWHIGSKIRIRITSANLEERLLLATLLFPEDK